One region of Halomicrobium sp. LC1Hm genomic DNA includes:
- a CDS encoding glycosyltransferase family 2 protein has protein sequence MYETRGTADEASPETATVQRDEPELSVVVVTYNEAARIADCLDAVFAACRGVASFEVLVVDSNSTDGTVAIADDYDATVLRIPDDALTTPGAGRYVGTQWARGDAVLFVDGDVVLTQGDWLAEARETLASDPSVAGVDGHLNERRTEEPTSVDYLHGVALYDREALAEVGGFHPFLTAWEDVDLGFQLTLAGYDLCRLPTVVGTHPVPESSLDQFRRWRQGYYRAGGQVCRKALSRPALRWRWLWYFRDKIATTAWLGLGALLAVAQPLLAGGWLLATIAAAGLVCQRLGVDGGLRRAISAILFPLGFALGFEAVPDRDAFPLDAVETIRCGSVCDPEASPRPSPTD, from the coding sequence GTGTACGAGACACGAGGGACGGCCGACGAAGCCAGCCCAGAGACAGCCACTGTCCAGAGAGACGAGCCGGAGCTGTCGGTCGTCGTCGTCACCTACAACGAGGCAGCGCGCATCGCCGACTGTCTCGACGCCGTGTTCGCGGCGTGTCGTGGCGTCGCCAGCTTCGAGGTGCTGGTCGTCGACTCGAACTCGACGGACGGGACGGTCGCGATCGCAGACGACTACGACGCCACTGTCCTCCGGATCCCCGACGACGCGCTGACGACCCCCGGCGCGGGCCGCTACGTCGGCACGCAGTGGGCCCGCGGTGACGCCGTGCTGTTCGTCGACGGCGACGTGGTCCTGACCCAGGGCGACTGGCTCGCCGAGGCCCGAGAGACACTCGCGAGCGATCCCTCGGTCGCGGGCGTCGACGGACACCTGAACGAACGCCGGACCGAAGAGCCGACCAGCGTCGACTATCTGCACGGCGTCGCGCTGTACGACCGCGAGGCCCTGGCCGAAGTGGGCGGCTTTCACCCATTTCTGACCGCCTGGGAGGACGTTGATCTGGGGTTCCAGCTGACGCTCGCGGGGTACGATCTGTGCCGGCTGCCGACGGTCGTCGGCACCCATCCCGTTCCGGAGTCGTCGCTCGATCAGTTCCGTCGCTGGCGACAGGGGTACTACCGGGCCGGCGGCCAGGTCTGTCGCAAAGCCCTGAGCCGACCGGCGCTGCGCTGGCGGTGGCTGTGGTACTTCCGAGACAAGATCGCCACCACGGCCTGGCTCGGCCTGGGCGCGCTGCTCGCGGTCGCGCAGCCGCTGCTCGCGGGCGGGTGGCTGCTCGCGACGATCGCGGCCGCCGGACTGGTCTGTCAGCGGCTCGGCGTCGACGGCGGCCTCCGGCGCGCGATCTCGGCGATACTGTTCCCGCTGGGCTTTGCCCTCGGGTTCGAGGCGGTTCCCGACCGGGACGCGTTCCCGCTCGACGCCGTCGAGACGATCCGATGCGGGTCGGTGTGCGACCCCGAGGCGTCGCCCCGTCCCTCGCCGACAGACTGA
- a CDS encoding sigma factor-like helix-turn-helix DNA-binding protein, with protein sequence MRYQSSLFEYEEDLSPLIDAQREVYEAVEQDDYGVREYARKTGRSEGTVGNLLRRARRRLRGESA encoded by the coding sequence GTGAGGTACCAGTCGTCGCTGTTCGAGTACGAGGAGGATCTGTCACCGCTTATAGACGCCCAGCGTGAGGTTTACGAAGCCGTCGAGCAGGACGACTACGGCGTTCGAGAGTACGCACGCAAGACCGGTCGGTCGGAAGGAACTGTCGGAAATCTGCTTCGGCGGGCTCGCCGACGGCTCAGAGGTGAATCGGCGTGA
- a CDS encoding zinc ribbon domain-containing protein — protein sequence MSKITFRADDDLIDQLEEFDASKSEVMREALREYLEAPDESPGAVDGSDDADGDDSIDDLIVDRVDAIIEKRLSGRLQPQRPQDVNVNITLEGENASREAVSDDQSEVSHDGRRESSHASTDRKTPGREDDGAPAGGRKTCGQCGENVTSDHVYCPNCGEKAAHRVFCDCGDELRSDWGFCPSCGRRTPAADVLENN from the coding sequence ATGAGTAAGATCACGTTTCGCGCCGACGACGACCTCATCGATCAGCTCGAGGAGTTCGACGCCTCCAAGAGCGAGGTCATGCGCGAAGCGCTCCGGGAGTATCTGGAAGCGCCAGACGAATCGCCGGGGGCCGTCGACGGGTCCGACGACGCCGACGGCGACGACAGCATCGACGATCTGATCGTCGACCGCGTGGACGCGATCATCGAGAAGCGCCTGAGCGGCCGACTCCAGCCACAGCGTCCCCAAGACGTGAACGTAAACATCACGCTGGAGGGCGAAAACGCCAGCAGAGAGGCGGTGTCGGACGATCAGTCGGAGGTGTCACACGACGGGCGGCGCGAGTCGTCACACGCCAGCACCGATCGTAAGACACCCGGTCGTGAGGACGACGGCGCACCCGCGGGCGGACGTAAGACGTGTGGCCAGTGTGGCGAAAACGTCACGAGCGACCACGTTTACTGCCCGAACTGTGGTGAGAAGGCAGCCCACCGCGTGTTCTGTGACTGCGGTGACGAGCTCCGGTCGGACTGGGGTTTCTGCCCGAGTTGTGGGCGTCGAACCCCGGCAGCGGACGTGCTCGAAAACAACTAA
- a CDS encoding ribbon-helix-helix domain-containing protein codes for MERVTLRIPKQQIEEVERMVETGEYPNRSEAIRSAVREMLAEQEGGKERPSEKRERRTYVRA; via the coding sequence ATGGAGCGTGTGACACTACGGATTCCGAAGCAGCAGATCGAAGAGGTCGAACGAATGGTCGAAACCGGGGAGTACCCCAACCGCAGCGAGGCCATCAGGTCCGCTGTGCGCGAGATGCTCGCCGAGCAGGAGGGCGGGAAGGAGCGACCATCCGAGAAACGCGAGCGTCGTACCTACGTGAGGGCCTAA
- the ftsZ gene encoding cell division protein FtsZ: MQDIVKEALERDEAEQQQLSDADVDGFGDPRIVIVGCGGAGNNTVNRLYNIGVEGADTVAINTDKQHLKMIEADTKILVGKSLTNGLGAGGDPSMGERATEMAQGTIKEVLGDADLVFVTAGMGGGTGTGAAPVVSKIAKEQGAIVVGMVSTPFNVERARTVKAEEGLERLRNEADSIIVLDNNRLLDYVPNLPIGKAFSVMDQIIAETVKGISETITQPSLINLDYADMTSIMNQGGVAVMLVGETQDKNKTEEVVKDAMNHPLLDVDYRGASGGLVHITGGPDLTLKEAEGIAQNITERLEASANVIWGARIQEEYKGKVRVMAIMTGVQSAQVLGPSTQKQADKSREAIQEVGDDTSFDASQNVEEFDDQGGQSYGHTDGGRDTKEKNNGIDVI, translated from the coding sequence ATGCAGGACATCGTCAAGGAAGCCCTCGAACGCGACGAAGCGGAACAACAGCAACTGTCCGACGCGGACGTGGACGGTTTCGGTGACCCCCGAATCGTCATCGTCGGCTGTGGCGGAGCCGGTAACAACACGGTCAACCGTCTGTACAACATCGGCGTCGAGGGCGCTGACACGGTGGCGATCAACACCGACAAGCAGCACCTCAAGATGATCGAGGCCGACACGAAGATCCTCGTCGGCAAGTCGCTGACCAACGGACTCGGTGCGGGCGGCGATCCGTCGATGGGCGAACGCGCGACCGAGATGGCCCAGGGCACGATCAAGGAAGTGCTGGGAGACGCCGACCTGGTGTTCGTCACCGCCGGCATGGGTGGCGGGACGGGTACCGGTGCAGCACCGGTCGTCTCCAAGATCGCCAAAGAGCAGGGCGCGATCGTCGTCGGCATGGTGTCGACGCCGTTCAACGTCGAGCGCGCCCGCACGGTCAAGGCCGAGGAGGGCCTCGAACGCCTGCGCAACGAGGCCGACTCGATCATCGTGCTGGACAACAACCGCCTGCTCGATTACGTCCCGAACCTCCCGATCGGCAAGGCGTTCTCGGTGATGGATCAGATCATCGCCGAGACGGTCAAGGGGATCAGCGAGACCATCACGCAGCCGTCGCTGATCAACCTCGACTACGCCGACATGACCTCGATCATGAACCAGGGCGGCGTCGCGGTCATGCTGGTCGGCGAGACCCAGGACAAGAACAAGACCGAAGAGGTCGTCAAAGACGCGATGAACCACCCGCTGCTGGACGTCGACTACCGCGGCGCGAGCGGCGGACTGGTCCACATCACTGGCGGCCCAGACCTCACGCTGAAGGAGGCCGAAGGGATCGCACAGAACATCACCGAACGGCTCGAAGCCAGCGCCAACGTCATCTGGGGCGCGCGCATCCAGGAGGAGTACAAGGGCAAGGTTCGCGTGATGGCGATCATGACCGGCGTCCAGTCGGCGCAGGTGCTCGGCCCGTCCACCCAGAAGCAGGCCGACAAGTCCCGCGAAGCGATCCAGGAAGTCGGTGACGACACCAGCTTCGACGCCAGCCAGAACGTCGAGGAGTTCGACGATCAGGGCGGTCAGAGCTACGGACACACCGACGGCGGCCGGGACACCAAAGAGAAGAACAACGGAATCGACGTCATCTGA
- a CDS encoding HalX domain-containing protein, translating to MSNATFDISVADNVVLVCIDDDNCRQRVTAVLREEWPVRTAIDAETAVDSLDEAVSVVLVDARDGIEQAIPRPQRDERPFELAALVDESVDGTDRAVECVTRPVSPETLRGTVERLQRRVEYDQLLGRYYAVASEYAATASGHEREPETVSELKERLSTMRTRLDELADGLDDHDAFSVALGTPDETESPEE from the coding sequence ATGAGCAACGCGACGTTCGACATCTCGGTGGCCGACAACGTCGTCCTGGTCTGTATCGACGACGACAACTGTCGCCAGCGGGTGACGGCGGTGCTGCGCGAGGAGTGGCCCGTCAGGACGGCGATCGACGCAGAGACCGCCGTCGACAGCCTCGACGAGGCGGTGTCGGTCGTCCTCGTCGACGCCAGAGACGGTATCGAACAGGCGATTCCGCGCCCTCAGCGCGACGAGCGCCCGTTCGAGCTGGCGGCGCTCGTCGACGAGTCGGTCGACGGCACCGACAGAGCCGTCGAGTGTGTCACCAGACCGGTCTCGCCCGAGACGCTTCGCGGGACGGTCGAGCGCCTCCAGCGCCGGGTCGAGTACGACCAGCTCCTCGGGCGCTACTACGCGGTCGCCAGCGAGTACGCCGCCACGGCCAGCGGACACGAGCGAGAGCCGGAGACGGTGTCGGAGCTGAAAGAGCGGCTCTCGACGATGCGGACACGGCTCGACGAACTCGCCGACGGCCTCGACGACCACGACGCGTTCTCGGTCGCACTGGGCACGCCAGACGAGACGGAATCGCCAGAGGAGTGA
- a CDS encoding TIGR00269 family protein, with protein sequence MECDKCGASAVIHVAYSGLHMCEEHFCRTVEKRVRRRIREDGLVPRDATPEDPETWVIGLSGGKDSVVLTQIVQDVFAEDPRIELVALSIHEGIEGYRDESLDASVALTDELGIRHEVVSYDEEFDVRMDEVVEDDPEGMAACAYCGVFRRDLLSKYADELDADKLLTGHNLDDEAETALMNFLEGDVTQIAQHFDSSLGPFDADGDGPADRERPETDQHIPRAKPLRDIPEKEVALYARFEELPAHITECPHAEEAYRGEIQDLMLGLEENHPGTRHSIMAGYEKLAALAAEAYRSEDDRDADFGECERCGAPTSRDRCRKCNLLDALEAV encoded by the coding sequence ATGGAGTGTGACAAGTGCGGCGCGTCGGCGGTGATACACGTGGCCTACTCGGGGCTGCACATGTGCGAAGAGCACTTTTGCCGGACCGTCGAGAAGCGCGTGCGTCGCCGCATCCGCGAGGACGGACTGGTGCCTCGCGATGCCACGCCGGAGGACCCGGAGACGTGGGTGATCGGGCTCTCGGGAGGCAAAGACAGCGTCGTCCTCACACAGATCGTACAGGACGTGTTCGCCGAGGACCCCCGGATCGAACTCGTCGCGCTGTCGATCCACGAGGGGATCGAGGGGTACCGCGACGAGAGCCTCGACGCCTCCGTGGCGCTGACCGACGAGCTCGGGATCCGGCACGAGGTCGTCAGCTACGACGAGGAGTTCGACGTTCGCATGGACGAAGTCGTCGAGGACGACCCCGAGGGGATGGCCGCCTGTGCCTACTGTGGCGTCTTTCGACGGGACTTGCTCTCGAAGTACGCCGACGAACTCGACGCCGACAAGCTGCTGACGGGTCACAACCTCGACGACGAGGCCGAGACTGCGCTGATGAACTTCCTCGAAGGCGACGTGACCCAGATCGCCCAGCACTTCGACTCGTCGCTTGGGCCGTTCGACGCCGACGGCGACGGACCCGCCGACCGGGAGCGCCCCGAGACAGATCAGCACATCCCGCGGGCCAAGCCACTCCGTGACATCCCCGAAAAGGAGGTCGCTCTGTACGCTCGCTTCGAGGAGCTACCGGCCCACATCACCGAGTGTCCCCACGCCGAGGAGGCCTATCGCGGCGAAATCCAGGACCTCATGCTCGGCCTCGAAGAGAACCACCCCGGCACGCGCCACTCGATCATGGCCGGCTACGAGAAGCTCGCCGCACTGGCCGCCGAGGCCTACCGCAGCGAGGACGACCGCGACGCCGACTTCGGCGAGTGCGAGCGGTGCGGGGCTCCGACGAGTCGAGACCGCTGTCGCAAGTGCAATCTGCTCGACGCACTCGAAGCGGTCTGA
- a CDS encoding alpha/beta fold hydrolase — MEFRTFGEASAPDCLFVLGWGNHPEHEPVRWLIDRIAADGWRVHTATLPPHVTDVSEQWVRPVESYAADLDEPAVLAHSAGGLTVAHADLDTATTTYLSPWWGDPPSRQGPIVGLFAAIPGNAKLLPSGVSDRSLIGEHATDEQLADGPDRVSPAFLRATKRAHGTLPEIDDEAVVFCSLTDRVVSTRAIGERMPAARTVLYDGGHELFSSRSRDEHVPTLLSALDRGADAVV; from the coding sequence ATGGAGTTTCGCACCTTCGGGGAGGCGTCTGCCCCAGACTGTCTGTTCGTCCTCGGGTGGGGGAACCATCCCGAACACGAACCGGTCCGCTGGCTGATCGATCGAATCGCCGCCGACGGCTGGCGAGTCCACACCGCGACCCTGCCGCCACACGTCACCGACGTGTCCGAGCAGTGGGTCCGACCGGTCGAGTCCTACGCCGCGGATCTCGACGAGCCGGCCGTACTGGCCCACAGTGCCGGTGGCCTCACCGTCGCCCACGCCGACCTCGACACGGCGACGACGACGTATCTCAGCCCGTGGTGGGGCGACCCGCCGTCCCGACAGGGACCGATCGTCGGTCTCTTCGCCGCGATTCCCGGCAACGCCAAGCTCCTCCCCAGCGGGGTCAGCGACCGATCGCTCATCGGCGAGCACGCGACCGACGAGCAGTTGGCCGACGGTCCGGATCGCGTCTCGCCGGCCTTCCTCCGGGCGACGAAGCGAGCCCACGGAACGCTCCCCGAGATCGACGACGAGGCGGTGGTCTTCTGCTCGCTGACCGATCGAGTGGTCTCGACACGCGCGATCGGTGAGCGGATGCCCGCGGCCCGGACGGTGCTGTACGACGGCGGCCACGAACTGTTCTCCTCGCGTTCCCGCGACGAGCACGTCCCGACGCTGCTGTCGGCGCTCGATCGGGGTGCCGACGCGGTCGTCTGA
- a CDS encoding sensor histidine kinase, with translation MRLRRRFLVAFLVLTVVLSVLSLAGFTLYRDATIAQEEAALEGVSETMASQLDVLLTEKGQTVGLWTETPALADHHSQRQAASVRSFVLSTSFSGASVIAANGTMTALYSEGTAPAQSRALVGQQFGDREYFQRAMAGETYVSQPVSAESGNRIVTISAPIHSGGSIVGTFNAAFHVRRGDFLAPIRQEQSTAGGVLVAANGTTLYQRGPQPGDEGAVAVANATVDRTGWTVSTTRTESAVRSELRSITLLGLGTLGLVLASLSVFGWWLYREYVANFERLQGGLNALVAGEYGTTVSLSGPTEWTNVAEHFNELSETLARRRVEVTVLNRVLRHNLRNAMTVVSGTAARIEESAQEERLIEDASLIKRRGESLLKLADHARIVETSLRTDRSESPPRPIGPLVEETVADLRAEYPDATVATEWSSESALVPDGDLVSVVVDELIRNAIIHGCAEPTVSIDVTTTPETVSITVDDDGPGLPDVERRLLTESFVETPTEHGSGLGLWVVKWVVEWLDGSIDVALDDGTTVTITLPQVHEE, from the coding sequence ATGCGACTTCGGCGACGCTTCCTCGTCGCGTTCCTTGTGTTGACGGTGGTGCTCTCGGTGCTCTCGCTGGCCGGCTTCACGCTGTATCGCGATGCGACCATCGCACAGGAAGAGGCCGCTCTCGAAGGAGTCAGCGAGACGATGGCCTCCCAGCTCGACGTACTGCTCACCGAGAAGGGCCAGACGGTCGGCCTGTGGACCGAGACGCCGGCGCTGGCTGACCACCACTCACAGCGACAGGCGGCGTCGGTCCGTTCGTTCGTCCTGTCGACCTCCTTTAGCGGTGCGTCCGTCATCGCCGCCAACGGGACGATGACGGCACTGTACTCCGAGGGAACCGCGCCGGCTCAGTCCCGCGCGCTCGTCGGCCAGCAGTTCGGCGATCGGGAGTACTTCCAGCGGGCGATGGCCGGCGAGACGTACGTCAGCCAACCGGTCTCCGCGGAGAGTGGCAACCGGATCGTCACGATCAGTGCGCCGATCCACTCCGGTGGGTCGATCGTCGGGACGTTCAACGCGGCGTTTCACGTTCGTCGGGGCGATTTCCTCGCACCCATCCGCCAGGAGCAAAGCACCGCGGGCGGTGTCCTCGTCGCGGCCAACGGCACGACGCTGTACCAGCGCGGTCCTCAACCGGGCGACGAGGGGGCGGTCGCCGTCGCCAACGCGACCGTCGACCGGACCGGCTGGACGGTGTCGACGACACGGACCGAGAGCGCCGTTCGGTCGGAACTCCGGTCGATCACGCTGCTGGGCCTCGGGACGCTGGGGCTCGTCCTCGCGTCGCTGTCGGTGTTCGGGTGGTGGCTCTATCGCGAGTACGTCGCCAACTTCGAGCGTCTCCAGGGCGGGCTGAACGCGCTGGTGGCCGGCGAGTACGGCACGACGGTCTCCCTGTCGGGGCCGACCGAGTGGACCAACGTCGCCGAACACTTCAACGAACTCAGCGAGACGCTGGCTCGCCGTCGCGTCGAGGTGACCGTCCTCAACCGCGTGCTCCGACACAATCTCCGGAACGCGATGACGGTCGTCTCCGGGACGGCCGCTCGTATCGAAGAGTCCGCACAAGAGGAGCGTCTGATCGAGGACGCGAGCCTCATCAAACGTCGCGGCGAGTCGCTGCTGAAGCTCGCAGATCACGCACGGATCGTCGAGACGTCGCTCCGGACGGACCGCTCGGAGTCCCCGCCCAGACCGATCGGACCGCTGGTCGAGGAGACGGTCGCAGACCTCCGGGCCGAGTACCCCGACGCGACCGTCGCGACGGAGTGGTCGTCCGAGAGCGCCCTCGTCCCCGACGGCGACCTCGTCAGCGTCGTCGTCGACGAACTGATCCGCAACGCGATCATCCACGGCTGCGCGGAGCCGACGGTGTCGATCGACGTGACCACGACGCCCGAGACGGTCTCGATCACGGTCGACGACGACGGCCCCGGATTGCCCGACGTGGAGCGACGATTGCTCACCGAGTCGTTCGTCGAGACGCCGACGGAACACGGCTCCGGTCTGGGGCTGTGGGTCGTCAAGTGGGTCGTCGAGTGGCTCGACGGCTCGATCGACGTCGCCCTCGACGACGGGACGACCGTCACGATCACGCTCCCACAGGTCCACGAGGAGTGA
- a CDS encoding CopD family protein encodes MSQSLHLAIRTVHVLAMALLVGGAAGLWAAARRRVDDLHVLARRYEWLFWAALGVLVVTGVGNLGALGAPGPGTRWGQTLLAKLVVVALFVLGSAVRTLAVTRTDRSTPLAAWGRRAYGLTTVTLLGLVVLAEVLAHG; translated from the coding sequence ATGAGTCAGTCCCTCCACCTCGCGATCCGAACCGTCCACGTCCTCGCGATGGCGCTGCTGGTCGGCGGCGCGGCCGGGCTCTGGGCCGCGGCCCGGCGGCGCGTCGACGACCTCCACGTGCTGGCGAGACGCTACGAGTGGCTCTTCTGGGCCGCGCTGGGCGTGTTGGTCGTCACTGGCGTCGGCAACCTCGGTGCGCTCGGTGCGCCCGGCCCCGGCACTCGCTGGGGGCAGACGCTGCTCGCGAAGCTCGTGGTCGTCGCGCTGTTCGTCCTCGGCTCGGCCGTCAGGACGCTGGCCGTCACCCGGACCGACCGCTCGACGCCACTCGCCGCCTGGGGTCGGCGGGCGTACGGGCTGACGACGGTGACACTGCTCGGACTCGTCGTCCTGGCGGAGGTGCTGGCCCATGGCTGA
- a CDS encoding class I SAM-dependent methyltransferase yields the protein MRRFDADYLERTRRGMWGDSREALADLELDTAQRVLDVGCGSGELTAVLREESPGDVIGVDADEALLSTVRQPVVRGDATRLPFADDAVDLVVCQALLINLPEPAAALAEFARVASDRVAVIEPDNSAVSVESTVDAEPTLARRARRLYLDGVDTDVALGARAADLFPDAGLDVVSTRRYDQRLTVTPPYSEAALTAAQRKATGAGLADRADVLAASVPDDEFDRLREAWRSMGRDVIDQMGAGEYERTETVPFFVTVGRTGE from the coding sequence GTGCGCAGATTCGACGCCGACTACCTCGAACGCACGCGCCGGGGCATGTGGGGCGACTCCCGCGAGGCGCTCGCCGATCTCGAACTCGACACCGCCCAGCGAGTGCTCGACGTCGGCTGTGGCAGCGGCGAACTCACCGCGGTGCTCCGCGAGGAGTCGCCCGGCGACGTGATCGGCGTCGACGCCGACGAGGCGTTGCTGTCGACCGTTCGCCAGCCGGTCGTTCGCGGCGACGCCACGCGACTGCCATTCGCGGACGACGCCGTCGACCTCGTGGTGTGTCAGGCGCTCCTGATCAACCTCCCGGAGCCCGCGGCGGCACTCGCGGAGTTCGCCAGAGTCGCCAGCGACCGCGTCGCCGTCATCGAACCGGACAACAGCGCCGTCAGCGTCGAGTCGACCGTCGACGCCGAACCGACGCTGGCCAGACGGGCGCGCCGGCTCTACCTCGACGGCGTCGACACCGACGTGGCGCTCGGAGCGCGCGCGGCCGATCTCTTTCCCGACGCCGGGCTGGACGTGGTCTCGACGCGGCGGTACGATCAGCGACTCACCGTCACGCCGCCGTACTCGGAGGCCGCACTCACCGCGGCACAGCGCAAGGCGACCGGCGCGGGGCTGGCCGACCGGGCCGACGTGCTGGCCGCGTCGGTCCCCGACGACGAGTTCGACCGGCTCCGGGAAGCCTGGCGGTCGATGGGCCGGGACGTGATCGATCAGATGGGTGCCGGCGAGTACGAGCGAACCGAGACGGTCCCCTTCTTCGTCACCGTCGGTCGGACCGGGGAGTGA
- a CDS encoding TrmB family transcriptional regulator sugar-binding domain-containing protein — protein sequence MTVDTEVIERDAILDRIRALVDGAASEVALSVPHTALPELEATLSAAVDRGLLVLVLVWDPPHDERSERELPSLANCSTVARRSEDIAPVFCCVDNERGLIGNGSSITGDSPDDVVGTFDFQEVAHGFYRDFVTNFWMFASEIHAADVPDLPATYDGIRQAVTNVALCLRDDVAIRCRATGHDPETGAERTVDGRVLNVHQRMVYPASSSLPIENSILVEDDGRHWIGGPHAVLENLAADRLLLRRA from the coding sequence ATGACTGTCGACACCGAGGTGATCGAGCGCGACGCCATCCTCGACCGGATTCGAGCCCTGGTCGACGGTGCGGCGTCGGAAGTCGCTCTCTCGGTGCCACACACGGCGTTGCCGGAGCTCGAAGCGACGCTCTCGGCGGCCGTCGACCGTGGGCTGCTCGTCCTCGTGTTGGTCTGGGACCCGCCACACGACGAGCGCTCGGAACGCGAACTGCCGTCGCTGGCGAACTGTTCGACGGTCGCACGCAGATCGGAGGACATCGCGCCCGTGTTCTGCTGTGTCGACAACGAGCGGGGCCTGATCGGCAACGGATCGTCGATCACCGGCGACAGCCCGGACGACGTCGTCGGCACCTTCGACTTCCAGGAGGTCGCTCACGGATTCTACCGGGACTTCGTCACGAACTTCTGGATGTTCGCGTCGGAGATCCACGCCGCGGACGTGCCCGACCTGCCCGCGACGTACGACGGCATCCGACAGGCGGTGACGAACGTCGCGCTGTGTCTCCGCGACGACGTGGCGATCCGATGCCGCGCGACCGGCCACGATCCGGAGACCGGGGCCGAACGCACCGTCGACGGTCGCGTCCTGAACGTCCACCAGCGGATGGTGTACCCCGCGTCTTCCTCATTGCCCATCGAGAACTCGATCCTCGTCGAAGACGACGGTCGTCACTGGATCGGCGGCCCCCACGCCGTCTTGGAGAATCTGGCTGCCGACCGGCTACTGCTCCGACGCGCGTGA